The Hyphomicrobium sp. MC1 genome window below encodes:
- a CDS encoding Fe2+-dependent dioxygenase, whose translation MLVQIPDVLKPEEVATVRNILEQSAWVDGKETAGEQAASAKHNLQIREGSKAAMEAGDIILRALGRNPTFNSAALPLRVLPPLFNRYDAGMKFHAHVDGAIRAVPGAGMRMRADVSTTLFLSPPEDYDGGELVIVDTYGSHTVKLPAGHAIVYPSTSLHSVTEITRGSRWASFFWTQSMIKDDGRRALLFDLDAAIRDVRAVLPDDQPGVLGLTSHYHNLLRHWAEL comes from the coding sequence ATGCTTGTTCAAATTCCTGACGTGCTCAAGCCGGAAGAGGTAGCGACCGTCCGCAACATTCTCGAACAGTCGGCCTGGGTGGACGGCAAAGAGACGGCAGGCGAGCAGGCCGCCAGTGCCAAGCATAATCTGCAAATCCGCGAAGGCTCTAAAGCGGCCATGGAGGCAGGCGACATCATCCTGCGTGCACTCGGTCGTAATCCGACGTTCAATTCCGCAGCTCTGCCATTGCGCGTGCTGCCGCCGCTGTTCAACCGCTACGACGCGGGCATGAAATTCCACGCGCACGTCGACGGTGCGATCCGAGCCGTTCCAGGTGCCGGAATGCGCATGCGCGCCGACGTCTCGACGACGCTGTTCCTGAGCCCGCCTGAAGACTACGACGGCGGCGAGCTGGTCATCGTCGACACGTACGGCTCGCACACCGTCAAGCTTCCGGCCGGACATGCCATCGTTTATCCGTCGACGAGCCTGCACAGCGTGACAGAGATCACGCGCGGCAGCCGCTGGGCATCGTTCTTCTGGACCCAATCGATGATCAAGGACGACGGGCGGCGCGCGTTGCTGTTCGATCTCGACGCGGCGATCCGCGACGTTCGCGCCGTCCTTCCTGACGATCAGCCGGGCGTGTTGGGGCTGACCAGCCACTACCACAATCTGTTGCGGCACTGGGCTGAACTGTGA
- a CDS encoding DUF2271 domain-containing protein, with amino-acid sequence MRTLFLTVGLTGLAATPALAADLEISVEVPRLDVAEYHKPYVAVWLEGPDRHVAANLAVWYDIANKRNEGEKWLKDLRQWWRRAGRELKLPADGLTSATRAPGTHSISIDDDKNKILSGLAPGQYQLVVEAAREVGGREVVKIPVQWPLQKGATLSGKGEHELGTITISTKP; translated from the coding sequence ATGCGAACTCTCTTTTTGACCGTCGGGCTTACCGGTCTTGCTGCAACGCCGGCGCTCGCCGCAGATCTCGAAATTTCGGTCGAGGTCCCTCGCCTCGATGTTGCCGAGTACCACAAGCCGTATGTGGCGGTGTGGCTTGAAGGTCCGGACCGGCACGTCGCTGCCAACCTCGCCGTTTGGTACGACATCGCCAACAAGCGCAACGAAGGCGAAAAGTGGCTTAAAGACCTCCGCCAGTGGTGGCGTCGCGCCGGCCGCGAGTTGAAGCTCCCGGCCGATGGACTGACCAGCGCAACGCGCGCGCCAGGCACACACTCAATCAGCATCGACGACGACAAGAACAAAATCTTGAGCGGGCTTGCTCCGGGCCAATACCAGCTCGTCGTCGAAGCAGCGCGCGAAGTCGGCGGCCGCGAGGTCGTGAAGATCCCGGTGCAATGGCCGCTGCAAAAAGGGGCAACGCTCAGCGGCAAAGGCGAGCACGAACTCGGAACCATCACTATCAGCACGAAACCATGA
- a CDS encoding tetratricopeptide repeat protein, whose translation MQHDLIDEDFELSIPQPGARYQPLYIRETEEGFALRITRDPETAARYVRSEAVNGAVKAQVAWGYMLHEGHGVERDPEAALRWFRIAAHSGNADALNMVGRCYECGWAVAADPDEAIRWFRLAADKGHAWAQYNLGKLLARGHGGNRDPRVALSLLVSAARRGVPKAMNMLGRFREDGVIGAPKPQAAARWFARAAQRGCFRGQFHHARYLVALGRIDEAEKSFRASLAQAPDKYRRDALAMLRNHPIEKIRGIGFDMPPTAREPRA comes from the coding sequence ATGCAACACGATTTAATAGACGAGGATTTCGAGCTATCGATCCCCCAGCCAGGCGCTCGGTATCAGCCGCTCTACATCCGCGAAACAGAAGAGGGCTTTGCGCTTCGCATCACGCGCGATCCGGAGACGGCGGCTCGATATGTGCGCTCCGAAGCCGTGAACGGGGCGGTGAAGGCGCAGGTTGCGTGGGGCTATATGCTGCACGAGGGGCATGGCGTCGAACGCGATCCCGAAGCGGCGCTACGCTGGTTCAGGATTGCAGCTCACAGCGGTAATGCCGACGCGCTCAACATGGTCGGCCGCTGCTATGAGTGCGGTTGGGCTGTTGCCGCCGATCCGGACGAAGCCATTCGCTGGTTTCGTCTCGCGGCCGATAAAGGACACGCCTGGGCGCAGTACAATCTCGGCAAGCTCCTGGCGCGTGGTCACGGCGGCAATCGCGACCCGCGCGTCGCCCTATCGTTGCTCGTCAGCGCAGCGCGGCGCGGCGTTCCCAAGGCCATGAACATGCTCGGCCGATTTCGCGAAGACGGCGTGATCGGCGCGCCGAAGCCGCAAGCGGCAGCGCGATGGTTTGCGCGTGCCGCCCAGCGCGGATGTTTCCGCGGCCAGTTCCATCATGCACGATACCTCGTCGCATTGGGGCGCATCGACGAAGCCGAAAAATCGTTTCGCGCGTCGTTGGCGCAGGCGCCTGATAAATACCGCCGCGATGCTCTCGCCATGCTGCGCAACCACCCCATCGAGAAGATCCGCGGGATTGGTTTCGATATGCCCCCAACGGCGCGGGAGCCGCGAGCGTGA
- a CDS encoding PepSY-associated TM helix domain-containing protein, with amino-acid sequence MNINVPDAQMRRAERSNRRAEWMRQLRQWHWISGAVSLVTMLLFAVTGITLNHAASIEAKPSVTTVKATLDQSSLKPLESAPTKGRSPFPAATVAGIAAATGVDVDGRDVEWSDDEAYVTLPRPGGDAWISIDRETGELTYEKTNRGWIAYLNDLHKGRNVGTAWGIFIDVFALCCVAFCVTGLLLLQMYARGRPSTWPVVGLGVVIPILIAILLIH; translated from the coding sequence GTGAATATCAACGTGCCAGATGCTCAGATGCGACGCGCGGAACGCTCCAACCGGCGTGCTGAATGGATGCGGCAGCTGCGGCAATGGCACTGGATCAGCGGTGCGGTTAGCCTCGTCACGATGCTGCTTTTCGCGGTGACGGGCATTACGCTCAATCATGCGGCGAGCATCGAAGCCAAGCCTTCAGTCACGACGGTGAAGGCTACGCTTGATCAATCGAGTCTGAAGCCGCTGGAAAGCGCTCCGACAAAGGGACGGTCGCCATTTCCTGCTGCGACCGTAGCAGGGATCGCAGCCGCAACCGGCGTGGATGTCGACGGCCGCGACGTCGAATGGTCGGACGACGAGGCCTATGTGACGCTGCCCCGTCCGGGTGGCGATGCGTGGATCTCGATCGACCGCGAAACTGGCGAACTCACTTACGAGAAGACCAATCGCGGCTGGATCGCCTATCTCAACGATCTACACAAAGGGCGCAACGTCGGCACCGCATGGGGCATCTTCATCGACGTCTTTGCGCTGTGCTGCGTTGCATTCTGTGTGACGGGTCTCCTGCTCCTGCAAATGTACGCACGCGGACGACCGAGCACATGGCCGGTCGTCGGGTTGGGCGTGGTCATCCCGATCCTGATTGCGATTTTGCTCATCCACTGA